In Shewanella sp. VB17, a single genomic region encodes these proteins:
- a CDS encoding alkaline phosphatase D family protein: MKEAVPLPLLIAGPILRHCDRDNFTLWFITSKSMESLTLTLTHSLDDNKNIPPLFNNPLLTEQLNSIKLGQHAYQHIVQLKQTELLPVEVAVNYTLEDKLHGLIFKEVVGLQYGEQLTPNFVIKPQIDHMLHGSCRHAHHHSGDALVAADTLLAQDLSQQARPALLMLSGDQVYIDDVAGPMLFAVGEVIAMLGLPQEKFPDAQLSGSDSISYHPAAMYQRHKNLLPQTNYSARTALGRWYRNHPIFTSSLAENHLVSLSEVIAFYLLTWSPELWERITIPKDVVGLSAANTARWQSEWRNLLEFKAGLKQVRRLMAHLPTYMIFDDHDVTDDWNLTAKWEEAAYGHAFSKRIIGNALIGYTLFQGLGNAPDKFKAEITPRLTAFFNQPNEGSHNQLIDILLQFTHWHYSLNTNPKMVVLDTRTHRWRSEANLAKPSGLMDWEALMEFQHELVGQDKVIIVSAAPMFGVKFIETIQKIATLLGASLLVDAENWMAHPGTANTLMRIFQHRQTPEQFVILSGDVHYSFAYDIRIRFRKGGPKIYQITCSGIKNQFPEKLLPLLDKINGWLYGRFSPLNFFTKRKRMSIRGRRPNDARSQRLFNKSGIGMVRFASNGAPTKIAVLHADMSQTDFKLPSHNKHGAKSPKDKND, translated from the coding sequence ATGAAAGAAGCTGTCCCTCTGCCACTATTAATTGCTGGTCCAATACTCCGCCATTGCGATCGCGATAACTTCACCCTATGGTTTATTACTAGCAAGTCAATGGAATCACTGACACTGACACTGACCCACTCTTTAGACGATAATAAAAATATTCCTCCCCTCTTCAATAACCCATTGCTGACAGAACAGCTAAATAGCATAAAATTAGGTCAACATGCTTATCAACATATCGTGCAACTCAAACAAACTGAACTGCTACCCGTAGAGGTAGCGGTAAACTATACACTTGAAGATAAGCTGCATGGGCTTATTTTCAAAGAAGTGGTCGGTCTTCAATATGGTGAACAACTCACACCAAATTTTGTGATTAAACCACAAATAGACCATATGCTACACGGCTCATGCCGCCATGCACATCACCACAGTGGTGATGCTTTAGTGGCCGCTGACACTTTACTGGCACAAGATCTTAGCCAACAAGCTAGGCCTGCTCTTTTGATGCTCAGCGGCGATCAAGTTTATATCGATGATGTGGCTGGACCTATGCTGTTTGCTGTCGGTGAGGTGATAGCAATGCTAGGTTTGCCTCAGGAAAAATTCCCTGATGCTCAACTATCAGGCAGTGACTCAATAAGCTACCACCCTGCGGCTATGTACCAAAGGCATAAAAACTTACTCCCACAAACAAATTACTCGGCAAGGACAGCCTTAGGTCGCTGGTATCGAAATCATCCTATTTTTACTTCTTCTCTTGCCGAAAACCATCTGGTCAGTTTAAGTGAGGTTATCGCATTTTATCTACTAACTTGGTCACCGGAACTGTGGGAGCGTATCACGATCCCAAAAGATGTCGTTGGTTTATCCGCTGCCAATACTGCCAGATGGCAAAGTGAATGGCGCAACCTACTCGAATTTAAAGCAGGCCTCAAGCAAGTCAGGCGGCTCATGGCGCATCTACCTACTTATATGATTTTTGATGATCATGATGTCACTGATGACTGGAACCTCACCGCTAAATGGGAAGAGGCTGCCTATGGACATGCATTTTCAAAACGCATTATTGGTAATGCTCTGATAGGTTACACCTTGTTTCAGGGACTAGGTAATGCACCCGATAAATTTAAAGCTGAGATAACCCCTCGTCTTACCGCCTTCTTTAATCAACCTAATGAAGGCAGCCATAATCAGCTTATTGATATCTTGCTACAATTCACACATTGGCATTATAGCCTGAATACCAACCCTAAAATGGTTGTTCTTGATACCCGAACGCACCGTTGGCGCAGCGAAGCAAATCTAGCTAAGCCATCAGGCTTAATGGATTGGGAAGCGTTGATGGAGTTTCAACATGAACTCGTGGGACAAGATAAAGTCATTATCGTCTCAGCAGCTCCTATGTTTGGGGTTAAATTTATCGAAACCATACAGAAGATCGCGACGTTACTCGGTGCTTCATTGTTAGTCGATGCAGAAAACTGGATGGCTCACCCAGGTACTGCCAACACGTTAATGCGTATTTTTCAACATCGACAAACGCCAGAACAATTTGTGATTTTATCGGGTGATGTACATTACTCATTTGCTTACGATATCCGTATACGTTTTCGTAAAGGAGGACCTAAAATTTACCAGATAACCTGTAGTGGGATTAAAAACCAGTTCCCCGAAAAATTGCTGCCGCTATTAGATAAAATCAATGGTTGGTTATACGGACGCTTTTCCCCACTTAACTTTTTCACTAAACGTAAACGGATGTCGATACGAGGACGTCGACCCAATGACGCCCGTAGTCAACGATTATTCAATAAAAGTGGCATCGGCATGGTTCGCTTTGCTAGCAATGGAGCGCCAACAAAAATAGCCGTACTTCACGCTGATATGAGCCAAACCGATTTCAAGCTGCCAAGCCATAATAAACATGGGGCTAAATCTCCAAAAGACAAAAATGATTAA
- a CDS encoding alkaline phosphatase family protein: MNSLISVIKWRITQSIYVIFAFSCSSVLANISEMPVLGGIFNAGEIMRDQIISSVSASTKLTRDITLFTIAGVSLDVYILSLPLDSEVKARVISQLSDPSYAIPLGHFLYSYYDRYGGLSPNDEFKQYLKTRYSPMQLKGFEHSLYQVGVDSQPREIKTPSNNGNHQGVKVDRQFIASLVTIYDALVDIGEWQDMDALPNHYTYLTSQTEDIDIINKIQPIIIGLMMKASNRMDPTEMKAVLLDIIEDGDPQHRNKVNNKAQALTITLIDFVRLNVLKAYRQFVFKQEREAGLNSWMLNTFDEDADELIKFLLSQQKRRYGVQIAVDGLQQGLIEGLVDPSKPFINHAYQIHQSHEELTVTGRETNQPEHEQQVKFMSLLARKNYQDPNYLPFFKRLYLENRDSITQVGISSTPTISVRNLPIIKTGAKVSGKGGTGIPNFHFVDREQDRAYYFFGNDAIQLDRLMESHGVRTMFDRLAYLNTLNCNAQYDWNAHTSFDGLVNLGVGEVQRDYGEKRCLRELSVRAKVEGQLRALRQELIEDIQGYQEIFFLDIVTKLTKKWKIEKAISELAKLDGLGMPDYTLIYNPWPDHFAHFAGPFSDEIIMPTGELNRLDYWLAQTEKAYKDAGIYDQTLWGMAGDHGLSPVFHALNPEKRVFEALSDELGYPILVKKISSDEGEGPKITNALNYSSHRGVDVVVASTAGGNMMMDFFNSAMGWTVQPVYEELVRWAPINAKDKSQTLDIVAETASRLSDSLDYMVLREHQCSVDKCQVRLVGYRDDKRIDERVELRGDKLFYASLSGIEPILLDIQQLNPYKDKPSESELNHYTNLKNKCLQQAKQQDITSWCSVLEWRELTRFTPRPDSVNQVARLYEEDRAGTINLFPKAGIGFNTKVPGRHAGEDYLEKDAFLGFWGTPIGDPLPLTIEENGSLAPTMYEFLTGEKIVVGKNGWGYPSLLEKLDIQSAI; the protein is encoded by the coding sequence ATGAATAGTTTGATTAGCGTTATCAAGTGGCGAATAACCCAGTCCATTTATGTGATTTTTGCCTTTAGCTGTTCATCAGTGTTAGCCAATATTAGCGAGATGCCGGTGTTAGGTGGAATATTCAATGCTGGTGAAATCATGAGGGATCAGATTATTTCCTCAGTGAGCGCATCGACTAAGCTGACGCGAGATATCACACTGTTTACGATTGCGGGTGTCTCTCTTGATGTATATATCCTCTCTCTTCCTCTAGATAGCGAGGTTAAAGCTAGGGTTATTAGTCAGCTGAGTGATCCCAGCTATGCTATTCCTTTAGGTCATTTTTTGTATAGTTATTATGACCGTTATGGTGGGCTGAGTCCTAATGATGAATTTAAGCAATATCTCAAGACTCGATATTCTCCTATGCAGCTTAAAGGGTTTGAGCATAGCTTGTATCAGGTTGGAGTGGACTCACAGCCTAGAGAAATTAAAACACCAAGCAATAATGGTAATCATCAAGGGGTAAAAGTTGATCGCCAGTTTATTGCTTCTTTGGTGACCATTTACGATGCTTTAGTTGATATCGGTGAGTGGCAAGACATGGATGCTTTACCTAATCACTATACATATCTCACCTCACAGACTGAAGATATTGATATTATTAATAAAATTCAACCCATCATTATTGGACTCATGATGAAGGCCAGTAATAGGATGGATCCCACAGAGATGAAAGCTGTGCTGCTGGACATTATAGAAGACGGCGATCCACAACATAGAAACAAAGTCAATAATAAGGCGCAAGCATTAACGATCACCCTCATTGATTTCGTTCGCTTAAATGTACTTAAGGCTTATCGTCAATTTGTGTTTAAGCAAGAGCGAGAAGCAGGATTAAATTCCTGGATGCTAAATACTTTTGATGAAGATGCTGATGAATTAATTAAGTTTTTACTCTCACAGCAGAAGCGCCGTTATGGTGTGCAGATAGCGGTTGACGGCTTGCAGCAGGGCTTAATTGAGGGATTGGTTGATCCATCTAAACCTTTTATTAATCATGCTTATCAGATACATCAGTCTCATGAAGAACTTACTGTTACTGGAAGGGAAACCAATCAACCTGAACATGAACAGCAAGTTAAGTTTATGTCACTTTTGGCCAGGAAAAATTATCAAGACCCGAATTATCTGCCGTTTTTTAAGCGTCTTTACCTTGAAAATAGAGACTCCATCACCCAAGTTGGTATTTCATCAACGCCAACCATTAGTGTACGTAATCTGCCTATTATCAAAACTGGCGCTAAGGTTTCGGGCAAGGGAGGAACTGGGATCCCTAATTTTCACTTTGTTGATAGAGAACAGGACAGGGCATATTACTTTTTTGGTAACGATGCGATCCAGCTTGACAGATTAATGGAAAGTCATGGAGTGCGGACGATGTTTGATCGTTTAGCTTATCTCAACACCCTCAACTGTAACGCACAATATGATTGGAATGCCCATACTAGCTTTGATGGCTTAGTGAACCTTGGTGTGGGAGAAGTGCAGCGAGATTATGGGGAGAAACGTTGCCTGAGAGAGCTGAGCGTTCGAGCTAAAGTGGAAGGGCAACTGAGAGCACTCCGTCAGGAGTTGATCGAGGATATTCAAGGATACCAAGAGATTTTCTTTCTGGATATTGTGACCAAGCTAACAAAGAAATGGAAGATTGAAAAAGCCATCTCTGAGCTAGCAAAATTAGATGGCCTTGGAATGCCTGACTATACCTTGATTTATAATCCATGGCCTGATCACTTTGCTCATTTTGCTGGGCCTTTTAGTGATGAAATCATTATGCCAACAGGGGAGCTTAATCGGTTGGATTATTGGTTAGCTCAAACTGAGAAAGCTTATAAAGATGCTGGTATTTATGATCAAACTTTATGGGGGATGGCTGGTGATCATGGTTTAAGTCCTGTTTTCCATGCTTTGAATCCGGAGAAGCGCGTATTTGAAGCGCTATCAGATGAGCTGGGATATCCTATCTTAGTGAAAAAAATATCCTCGGATGAGGGCGAAGGTCCTAAGATCACTAATGCGTTAAATTACTCGAGTCATCGTGGGGTGGATGTGGTGGTTGCATCTACCGCTGGTGGTAACATGATGATGGATTTCTTTAATTCGGCAATGGGATGGACTGTGCAGCCTGTTTACGAAGAGCTAGTTCGATGGGCGCCTATCAATGCTAAAGATAAATCACAAACACTGGATATCGTGGCTGAGACGGCATCGAGATTATCTGATTCTTTAGATTATATGGTACTACGTGAACACCAGTGCAGTGTCGATAAGTGTCAGGTTCGCTTGGTTGGATATCGAGATGACAAGCGCATTGATGAGCGGGTTGAGCTTAGAGGGGATAAACTCTTCTATGCCAGCCTATCCGGCATTGAGCCCATATTACTCGATATTCAGCAGTTGAATCCCTATAAAGATAAGCCGTCCGAGTCTGAATTGAATCATTACACCAATTTAAAAAATAAATGCCTCCAGCAAGCTAAGCAGCAAGATATTACGTCATGGTGCAGTGTACTGGAGTGGCGAGAGCTAACGCGGTTCACTCCAAGGCCGGATTCGGTGAATCAAGTCGCTAGGCTTTATGAAGAGGATAGAGCAGGAACGATCAACTTGTTCCCTAAGGCTGGAATAGGATTTAATACTAAAGTACCCGGTCGACATGCTGGTGAGGATTATCTTGAAAAAGATGCTTTTCTTGGTTTCTGGGGAACCCCGATTGGTGACCCTTTACCCTTAACAATAGAGGAGAATGGTTCACTTGCACCGACCATGTATGAGTTTTTAACTGGAGAGAAAATTGTTGTCGGTAAGAATGGCTGGGGTTACCCATCTTTACTTGAAAAATTGGATATTCAATCAGCTATTTAA
- a CDS encoding DedA family protein: MPETLQHIMTEMTPWLQQYGYLILALAIAVEGVGIPAPGQSLLIVASLLAATGQMSLPLVLMVAGSSAFTGNSLGYLLGIKCGDIFIEKGWIKESTEIKLHAFIGKYGVIALLLSRFIEGLKQTIFIGCGMAKMPFHQFLIGNTMATVLWLTLFGLGPILISEELTPILTFYHHHQQLFWLVITVFGIIGLILFSVILKRQRAKIAND; the protein is encoded by the coding sequence ATGCCCGAAACTTTACAACATATCATGACTGAGATGACACCTTGGTTACAGCAATATGGCTACCTCATTTTAGCACTTGCCATCGCCGTGGAAGGAGTCGGGATCCCTGCTCCTGGGCAGTCATTACTTATCGTTGCCAGCCTATTAGCTGCAACAGGACAAATGTCACTGCCTCTAGTACTTATGGTCGCTGGTAGCAGCGCTTTTACGGGCAATAGTTTAGGCTATTTATTAGGAATAAAATGTGGCGATATTTTTATCGAAAAAGGCTGGATAAAAGAGAGTACCGAAATTAAACTTCATGCCTTTATCGGTAAATATGGTGTGATTGCTCTACTGCTCAGTCGCTTTATTGAAGGGCTTAAACAAACTATTTTTATCGGTTGTGGCATGGCTAAAATGCCCTTTCATCAATTTCTCATCGGTAATACGATGGCTACGGTATTATGGCTCACACTCTTTGGTCTTGGCCCAATACTGATCAGCGAGGAACTCACCCCAATACTGACTTTTTATCACCACCACCAGCAGCTATTCTGGCTTGTTATCACAGTATTTGGCATTATTGGCCTCATTTTATTTAGCGTTATACTGAAACGACAGAGAGCTAAAATAGCCAATGATTAA
- a CDS encoding SDR family oxidoreductase, whose protein sequence is MAKIMITGATGLLGRAVVQQLTLSNRHELIATGFSRSGVGINKLDLTDELALNDFIGSQQPDVILHCAAERRPDVSEQSPEAALALNLKATSTLAKAAKQQGAWVLYISTDYVFDGITPTYSENDVPNPVNFYGESKLRGEQVLLDISNDFAVLRLPILYGQVEKVDESAVLVLLNQLLDKKPQNVDHWAIRSPTSTQDIAMAIENMLALKLDTKTINGIYHFSAEQSMSKYQMLLVLSELLGRDTQHLTAVSEPLDSAKRPQDCTLSCQRLADLGIRSQIGFRQGAQASLVNSAKALSLVGISLNEL, encoded by the coding sequence ATGGCAAAAATCATGATCACAGGGGCAACGGGTCTTTTAGGCAGAGCAGTTGTTCAGCAGTTGACATTAAGCAATCGTCATGAGCTTATCGCGACAGGCTTTAGCAGAAGTGGCGTAGGTATAAATAAACTCGATCTCACCGATGAGCTGGCGCTCAATGATTTTATCGGCTCACAGCAACCTGATGTGATCCTTCACTGCGCCGCAGAGCGCAGGCCTGATGTTTCCGAACAATCCCCTGAAGCGGCATTAGCACTCAATCTTAAAGCGACCAGTACATTAGCCAAAGCGGCGAAGCAACAAGGAGCTTGGGTACTCTATATTTCGACAGATTATGTGTTTGATGGCATAACCCCAACTTACTCTGAAAATGACGTACCAAATCCAGTTAACTTTTATGGTGAATCTAAGCTGCGCGGCGAACAAGTGTTGTTAGACATTAGCAATGATTTTGCCGTATTAAGATTGCCTATCCTTTATGGTCAAGTTGAGAAAGTGGATGAATCAGCTGTCTTGGTATTATTAAATCAACTACTCGATAAAAAACCACAAAATGTTGACCATTGGGCAATTCGTAGCCCGACATCGACCCAAGATATTGCCATGGCGATTGAGAACATGCTGGCCCTGAAACTCGACACTAAAACCATTAACGGCATTTATCATTTTAGTGCTGAGCAAAGTATGAGTAAGTATCAGATGTTGCTAGTGCTCTCAGAGCTTCTTGGCAGAGACACTCAACATTTAACCGCTGTTTCTGAGCCGCTAGATAGTGCTAAACGCCCACAGGACTGCACATTAAGTTGCCAGCGGTTGGCAGACTTAGGGATCCGCTCTCAAATAGGGTTTAGACAAGGGGCGCAAGCTAGCCTAGTCAACTCTGCAAAGGCCTTGTCGTTGGTTGGCATTAGCTTGAATGAATTGTGA